A genome region from Thermococcus sp. includes the following:
- a CDS encoding 30S ribosomal protein S24e, whose product MEIKVTEIKENKLLGRKEIHFDVLHEGEATPSRKEVKGKLVAMLDLNPETTVVQYIRSFFGSHVSRGYAKAYESRERMMNVEPEYILIRDGILQKSEE is encoded by the coding sequence ATGGAGATTAAGGTTACCGAGATTAAAGAGAACAAGCTCCTCGGAAGGAAGGAGATACACTTCGACGTCCTCCATGAGGGAGAGGCCACACCCTCCAGGAAGGAAGTAAAGGGCAAACTCGTCGCAATGCTCGACCTGAACCCAGAGACAACGGTCGTTCAGTACATCAGGTCATTCTTCGGAAGCCACGTGAGCAGGGGGTACGCAAAGGCCTACGAGAGCAGGGAAAGAATGATGAACGTCGAGCCGGAGTACATCCTAATTAGAGACGGGATCCTTCAGAAGAGTGAGGAGTGA
- a CDS encoding 30S ribosomal protein S27ae: MAKGKKKTSQKWKLYEVQGGKIKRKNRFCPRCGPGIFMADHGDRWACGRCGYTEWKKK; encoded by the coding sequence ATGGCCAAGGGAAAGAAGAAAACCAGCCAGAAATGGAAGCTCTACGAGGTACAGGGGGGGAAGATAAAGAGGAAAAACCGCTTCTGCCCCCGCTGCGGTCCGGGTATCTTCATGGCAGACCACGGCGACCGCTGGGCATGCGGAAGGTGCGGCTACACCGAATGGAAGAAGAAGTGA